From the genome of Campylobacter concisus, one region includes:
- a CDS encoding helix-turn-helix domain-containing protein: MINLDKKYGTSKISQKEKQVSVEFFKQSSGISYLKSEILCNGRIKRDRHKSKKYLFLMFNEDKNDLCFKLDRKEYILNKDEFCIGLVNDDFKGVFEYQNKFYKTKTLLFDESYANKLEIFAGLRFDDKFELLKYKKDLAQICVLNELDTTNLYEGAMREIFTESKILELIYKSKIRKESEISLSSDEEKTLLKAKTILLSRMQNPPSIKELSHLCGTNDFWLKKNFKLFFKDTIYQLLAKERLKLAFTLLEQNDISIKEAANIVGYTNTAHFAKIFKINFGFLPSKLLKTKSYF, from the coding sequence ATGATAAATTTAGACAAAAAATATGGAACGAGCAAAATATCTCAAAAGGAAAAACAAGTAAGCGTGGAGTTTTTCAAGCAAAGCAGTGGCATCAGCTATCTAAAAAGTGAAATTTTATGTAATGGTAGGATAAAAAGAGATCGTCACAAGTCTAAAAAATATCTATTTTTAATGTTTAATGAGGATAAAAATGATCTTTGCTTTAAGCTTGATAGAAAAGAGTATATTTTAAACAAAGATGAATTTTGCATTGGGCTTGTTAATGATGATTTTAAGGGTGTCTTTGAGTATCAAAATAAATTTTATAAGACAAAAACACTACTTTTTGACGAAAGCTATGCAAATAAGCTTGAGATATTTGCTGGGCTTAGATTTGATGATAAATTTGAGCTTTTGAAATACAAAAAAGATTTAGCTCAAATTTGCGTTTTAAATGAACTTGATACGACAAATTTATATGAAGGCGCGATGAGGGAAATTTTTACCGAATCAAAAATTTTAGAGCTTATTTACAAAAGTAAAATACGAAAAGAGAGCGAAATTTCACTTAGCAGTGACGAAGAAAAGACTCTTTTAAAGGCTAAAACGATCTTATTAAGTCGCATGCAAAATCCTCCAAGCATCAAGGAGCTATCCCATCTTTGTGGCACAAATGACTTTTGGCTAAAGAAAAATTTTAAGCTATTTTTCAAAGATACGATCTATCAACTCTTAGCAAAAGAGCGTCTAAAGCTGGCTTTTACTCTTTTAGAGCAAAATGATATCAGCATAAAAGAAGCCGCAAATATCGTAGGTTATACAAATACTGCACATTTTGCAAAAATTTTTAAGATAAATTTTGGCTTTTTGCCAAGCAAACTCTTAAAGACCAAAAGCTACTTTTAA
- a CDS encoding divergent polysaccharide deacetylase family protein: MSEKKTTKKRPTKKSAGRSNNKTYLGIGIIAAILIIALSVALSIKNNGTEQISKANEPKVEEQISKKAEPKVASKEKKQEYEKRKYPLKFDEDENLSKIFTDPKHKSELALNSKAEPKEQKKIAEVKSEAKKEEIKKEQNDTKNLLASYKNTEPSVIENEQKIESFYSSKIEQKTELKSQNFEVKVDQNKSTEIEKKEKFKNENIKVEPAKKAENLTTKKIEKTKYEEKNIKKDSFEAVPFTPNTSVKGRAKLVIIIDDVATFEHASMIKSLGLKITPSIFPATKTHPDTPNIARTFEFYMIHLPMQAKHFDSPEIGTLTINESFESMHKKIKKIRKDFPRAKYTNNHTGSRFTSDFDAMDKAYRALIEQGFVFVDSKTIAQTAVARAAKKHNQPYISRDIFLDDDPSASAVRRELVAAVNLAKKRGYAIAIGHPKKNTIAVIKESKNNLLKDVDVVYLKDIL; this comes from the coding sequence TTGAGCGAAAAAAAGACTACAAAGAAGCGACCTACAAAAAAGAGTGCAGGTCGCTCTAATAACAAAACCTATCTTGGTATCGGCATTATCGCAGCTATTTTAATAATAGCACTTAGCGTAGCTCTTAGTATAAAAAATAATGGTACAGAGCAGATAAGTAAAGCAAATGAGCCAAAGGTAGAGGAGCAAATTTCTAAAAAAGCTGAGCCAAAGGTTGCCAGTAAAGAGAAAAAACAAGAATACGAAAAGAGAAAATACCCTCTAAAATTTGATGAAGATGAAAATTTAAGTAAAATTTTTACTGATCCTAAGCATAAAAGTGAGCTTGCTTTAAATTCAAAAGCTGAGCCAAAAGAGCAAAAGAAGATAGCTGAAGTAAAGAGTGAAGCCAAAAAAGAAGAGATAAAAAAAGAGCAAAACGATACTAAAAATTTACTTGCAAGTTATAAAAACACAGAGCCTAGCGTAATAGAAAATGAACAAAAGATAGAGTCATTTTATAGCTCAAAAATCGAACAAAAAACTGAGCTAAAATCTCAAAATTTTGAAGTAAAAGTCGATCAAAATAAAAGTACTGAAATAGAAAAAAAAGAGAAATTTAAAAACGAGAACATAAAAGTCGAGCCAGCTAAAAAAGCTGAAAATTTAACTACCAAAAAGATAGAAAAAACAAAATACGAAGAAAAAAATATAAAAAAAGATAGTTTTGAAGCGGTACCTTTTACGCCAAATACTAGTGTAAAAGGGCGCGCAAAGCTCGTCATCATAATAGATGATGTAGCGACATTTGAACATGCAAGTATGATAAAGTCGCTTGGCCTAAAAATTACGCCGTCTATTTTTCCAGCGACAAAGACTCATCCAGATACGCCAAATATCGCAAGAACATTTGAGTTTTACATGATACATCTTCCGATGCAAGCAAAACACTTTGATAGCCCAGAGATAGGAACTCTCACGATCAACGAGAGTTTTGAGAGCATGCACAAAAAGATAAAAAAGATACGCAAAGACTTCCCGCGTGCAAAATATACAAACAACCATACAGGATCACGCTTCACAAGCGATTTTGATGCTATGGATAAGGCTTATAGGGCGCTGATAGAGCAGGGCTTTGTCTTTGTTGACAGCAAAACTATCGCTCAAACCGCAGTAGCAAGAGCTGCAAAAAAACATAATCAGCCATACATTTCAAGAGATATATTTTTAGACGACGATCCATCGGCTAGTGCTGTTAGACGTGAGCTTGTGGCTGCTGTAAATTTGGCTAAAAAAAGAGGCTATGCGATCGCCATCGGGCATCCAAAGAAAAATACGATCGCAGTGATAAAAGAGAGCAAAAATAATCTTTTAAAAGATGTTGATGTGGTTTATTTAAAAGATATTTTATGA
- a CDS encoding TonB-dependent receptor domain-containing protein, with amino-acid sequence MKSALKISICAAIFINLPLFANEDKVLPEVKVVSATGFEQNIKDAPATLSVITKEALEKKNHKDIESMTKDIPSLFGTTPEAANRRGISIRGFSPRFTKILVNGMPVPGDNAYKGLRSVGGSYSFIPPASAISRIEVIRGPMSSLYGSDALGGVINIITDEFSNEFGANLGSSYKFARNKNISGELYNSLYLHSGLIDDVLSVSVYGKNLNKSEDKISYANREQKDRNFGAKLFLKPNENNDLTLELARSDVKYKRTKGKTLSTGTNSVASERIKGDVINLSHEARLDNILLQSYLSYGKLKETAQQNLTLKTLNFDTKGSYFTDNNAFTLGINAKREKLDEKATTADAANVKRYDYSVYAEDDYRLIKDFILSTGIRYNYDENYGSHVSPRIYGIYNLNDFFALKGGVSTGYATPDIKQRTQDLALPFAGGRGAQLGRSSLKPETSVSYEFGGVYNNNEGFETSLTGFYTSFKDMLSYRPICSRGSVCRHKGKIYPNGIWESINIGKAEIYGVELTNEWQVTNALRLNQSYVYTKSKQKDGSEVGKSLNNYPLHTFKFGANYELNRWLNFWSQINYYGRTKNSFSYADDMRAYVIADLGINYNVTKNFSLNLSVYNLFNEFFTTRSGRYDVLIVDGQKIELGFNLKF; translated from the coding sequence GTGAAAAGTGCATTAAAAATTTCTATTTGTGCGGCAATTTTTATAAATTTACCGCTTTTTGCAAATGAAGATAAGGTTCTACCAGAAGTTAAAGTAGTAAGTGCGACAGGATTTGAGCAAAATATCAAAGACGCACCAGCAACGCTTAGCGTTATAACCAAAGAGGCATTAGAAAAGAAAAATCACAAAGATATCGAGAGCATGACAAAGGATATCCCAAGTCTTTTTGGAACGACTCCCGAAGCGGCAAATAGACGAGGAATTTCTATACGTGGATTCTCTCCAAGATTTACTAAAATTTTAGTAAATGGCATGCCAGTACCAGGCGATAACGCCTATAAAGGGCTTAGAAGCGTTGGAGGCTCATATAGTTTCATTCCGCCAGCAAGTGCGATAAGCCGTATTGAAGTGATACGTGGACCTATGAGCTCGCTTTATGGAAGTGACGCGCTAGGCGGAGTTATAAATATCATTACAGATGAGTTTAGCAATGAATTTGGCGCAAATCTTGGCTCAAGCTATAAATTTGCTAGAAATAAAAATATAAGCGGTGAGCTTTACAATAGCCTTTATTTGCACTCTGGACTAATTGATGATGTTTTAAGTGTTTCTGTTTATGGTAAAAATTTAAATAAATCAGAAGATAAAATTTCTTATGCAAACAGAGAGCAAAAGGATAGAAATTTTGGTGCGAAGCTATTTTTGAAGCCAAATGAAAATAATGATCTTACGCTTGAGCTTGCAAGAAGCGATGTGAAATATAAAAGAACTAAAGGCAAAACACTATCAACTGGCACTAACTCAGTTGCTAGCGAGAGAATAAAAGGCGATGTGATAAATTTAAGCCACGAAGCAAGGCTTGACAATATCTTGCTTCAAAGCTATTTATCTTATGGCAAGCTAAAAGAGACAGCTCAACAAAATTTGACGCTAAAGACTCTAAATTTTGATACAAAAGGCTCATATTTTACTGATAATAACGCCTTTACATTAGGAATAAATGCTAAAAGAGAAAAGCTAGATGAAAAGGCAACCACAGCGGACGCTGCGAATGTAAAAAGGTATGATTATTCGGTCTATGCTGAAGATGATTATCGCCTTATAAAAGACTTTATCTTAAGCACAGGAATTCGCTATAACTACGATGAGAACTATGGTTCGCACGTTTCACCAAGAATTTATGGTATCTATAACTTAAATGACTTTTTTGCCCTAAAAGGCGGAGTTAGCACAGGTTATGCGACACCTGATATCAAGCAGCGCACGCAAGATCTTGCTTTGCCATTTGCCGGAGGACGTGGAGCACAGCTTGGTAGAAGTAGTCTTAAGCCAGAGACAAGCGTAAGTTATGAATTTGGTGGCGTTTATAATAACAATGAAGGTTTTGAAACGTCTTTAACTGGCTTTTACACAAGTTTTAAAGATATGCTAAGTTACAGGCCTATATGCTCAAGAGGCAGTGTTTGCAGGCATAAAGGCAAAATTTATCCAAATGGTATTTGGGAGAGTATAAATATCGGTAAAGCTGAAATTTATGGAGTTGAGCTAACAAATGAGTGGCAGGTGACAAATGCTCTCAGGTTAAATCAAAGCTATGTTTATACAAAATCAAAACAAAAAGATGGATCAGAAGTTGGTAAAAGCTTAAACAACTATCCGCTTCATACATTTAAATTTGGAGCAAATTATGAGCTAAATAGATGGCTAAATTTCTGGTCACAGATAAATTATTATGGTAGAACTAAAAACTCATTTAGCTATGCTGATGATATGAGGGCTTACGTTATCGCAGATCTTGGCATAAACTATAATGTAACTAAAAATTTCAGCCTAAACTTAAGCGTCTATAATCTCTTTAACGAGTTTTTTACGACAAGATCAGGCAGATATGATGTTTTGATAGTCGATGGACAAAAGATCGAGCTTGGCTTTAATTTGAAGTTTTAA
- a CDS encoding DNA-processing protein DprA, which produces MRLDFIPEPLNRLKNPPKQLNFIGDTSLLSLPKIAVVGSRKASVYTKECVVALCAALKSANVCVVSGGAIGVDIAAHKAAMPRTIGIFASGLDTIYPSQNKAPINEIYEKALALSEYDEGEPPLAYRFLERNRIVVGLCEALVVAQADLKSGSMQSARLANELKIPVYVLPQRMGESDGTNFLLANKKAELIDDYHKFVSIFGEIKEQEKTSDEILKFCKNGVSLDEVLTKFGDIIYEYELEGLVEISNLRVKSVL; this is translated from the coding sequence ATGAGACTTGACTTTATCCCAGAGCCACTAAATAGACTAAAAAATCCACCAAAACAGCTAAATTTTATCGGAGATACTTCACTTTTATCTTTACCAAAGATCGCAGTTGTTGGCTCAAGAAAGGCAAGTGTTTATACAAAAGAGTGTGTTGTAGCACTTTGTGCAGCACTAAAAAGTGCAAACGTCTGTGTGGTAAGTGGCGGAGCAATCGGCGTGGATATCGCGGCTCATAAAGCTGCTATGCCACGAACGATTGGCATTTTTGCGAGCGGACTTGACACCATCTATCCAAGCCAAAATAAAGCGCCGATAAATGAAATTTATGAAAAAGCCTTGGCTCTTAGTGAGTATGACGAAGGCGAGCCACCACTTGCTTATAGATTTTTGGAGCGAAACCGCATAGTTGTGGGGCTTTGTGAAGCTCTGGTTGTCGCGCAAGCTGATCTTAAAAGTGGTTCTATGCAAAGTGCAAGGCTTGCAAATGAGCTTAAAATTCCAGTTTATGTACTGCCACAGCGCATGGGCGAAAGCGATGGGACAAATTTTTTGCTTGCAAATAAAAAAGCCGAGCTTATCGATGACTATCATAAATTTGTTTCAATTTTTGGTGAGATAAAAGAGCAAGAAAAAACTAGTGACGAGATCTTAAAATTTTGTAAAAATGGCGTAAGTCTTGATGAAGTTTTGACAAAATTTGGTGATATCATCTATGAGTACGAGCTTGAAGGGCTAGTTGAAATTTCAAATCTAAGAGTAAAGAGCGTGCTATGA
- the ruvX gene encoding Holliday junction resolvase RuvX: MREKFMAIDVGLKRIGLAFGFGEIVTPLEPVLRKNRNQAARDVSQKVNKYTPDTLVVGVPIGGSSEDEMRRRIEHFVSLLDVKANIVYQDEAFSSSEASEIYTNTRRDGRLDSISATIILKRYLGIN, encoded by the coding sequence ATGAGAGAGAAATTTATGGCTATTGATGTTGGGCTAAAGCGAATAGGACTTGCCTTTGGTTTTGGCGAGATCGTGACTCCGCTTGAGCCAGTGCTTAGAAAAAATAGAAATCAAGCCGCAAGAGATGTGAGCCAAAAGGTAAATAAATATACCCCAGATACGCTAGTAGTGGGTGTGCCAATCGGCGGTAGTAGTGAAGATGAGATGAGAAGACGCATCGAGCATTTTGTCTCACTTCTTGATGTAAAGGCAAATATTGTCTATCAAGATGAAGCCTTTAGTAGCAGTGAAGCCAGTGAAATTTACACCAATACAAGACGAGATGGTAGGCTAGATAGCATTTCAGCCACTATTATTTTAAAAAGATATCTTGGGATAAATTAA
- the tatB gene encoding Sec-independent protein translocase protein TatB, with product MFGMSFSEILVIAIIAVLVLGPDKLPSAMVQIAKFLKMFKKGINDAKSTFDQEMKIAELKEDAQKYKESITKSTQNVRKKLTFEELDEIKKSATDITNDIQNVVSDTKKTVENIQNPTNLVKDAILNDKKEA from the coding sequence ATGTTTGGAATGAGTTTTTCTGAAATCTTAGTTATCGCCATTATTGCAGTGTTAGTTTTAGGTCCTGACAAGCTGCCAAGCGCGATGGTTCAGATTGCAAAATTTCTAAAAATGTTTAAAAAAGGCATAAATGACGCAAAATCAACATTTGATCAAGAGATGAAGATAGCTGAGCTAAAAGAAGATGCTCAAAAATATAAAGAAAGCATAACTAAAAGCACGCAGAATGTGCGCAAAAAGCTTACTTTTGAAGAGCTTGACGAGATCAAGAAAAGCGCTACTGATATCACAAACGACATACAAAATGTCGTAAGCGACACGAAAAAAACGGTAGAAAATATACAAAATCCAACAAATTTAGTTAAAGATGCGATCTTAAACGATAAAAAAGAGGCGTAA
- the tatC gene encoding twin-arginine translocase subunit TatC: protein MFEELRPHLIELRKRLFISIVSVFVCFGICFTFWNPLLAWMSEPLKQVLPAGSNIIFTQIQEPFFTAMKVAFFAGVVIALPIIFWQFWLFVAPGLYDNEKKYVIPFVISASFMFACGAAFCYYVVIPLGFAFLVNFGGQLFTALPSIGEYVGFFAKLLIGFGISFELPVITFFLAKIGLVDDKMLKDYFRYAVVIIFIFAAIVTPPDVISQVLMALPLIGLYGISIIVAKRANKSDDEDEKEEQDSDVASDE, encoded by the coding sequence ATGTTTGAAGAGCTAAGACCCCATTTAATCGAACTTAGAAAGAGACTTTTTATAAGCATAGTAAGCGTTTTTGTCTGCTTTGGCATCTGCTTTACGTTTTGGAACCCACTGCTTGCATGGATGAGCGAACCGCTAAAACAGGTATTGCCAGCTGGCTCAAATATCATATTTACTCAAATTCAAGAGCCATTTTTTACAGCAATGAAGGTTGCATTTTTTGCCGGTGTCGTGATCGCGCTACCTATCATTTTTTGGCAGTTTTGGCTATTTGTCGCCCCTGGACTTTATGACAATGAAAAAAAATATGTGATCCCATTTGTAATCTCAGCTTCATTTATGTTTGCGTGTGGGGCGGCGTTTTGTTACTACGTGGTGATTCCACTTGGCTTTGCATTTTTGGTAAATTTTGGTGGCCAGCTCTTTACGGCACTACCAAGCATTGGCGAGTATGTTGGCTTTTTTGCAAAACTACTAATTGGCTTTGGAATTTCATTTGAGCTACCAGTCATTACATTTTTCTTAGCAAAGATCGGACTTGTCGATGACAAGATGCTAAAAGATTACTTCAGATACGCTGTCGTTATCATCTTTATCTTTGCAGCTATCGTTACACCACCTGATGTGATAAGTCAAGTCTTAATGGCACTGCCACTCATCGGACTTTATGGAATTTCAATAATCGTCGCTAAAAGAGCTAACAAGAGCGACGATGAAGACGAAAAAGAAGAACAAGACAGCGACGTAGCAAGCGATGAGTAA
- the ilvC gene encoding ketol-acid reductoisomerase, with amino-acid sequence MAINVYYDKDCDLSLIQSKKVAIIGFGSQGHAHAENLRDNGVSVVIGLSKGGKSWAKAEAKGFEVKTVSEATKGADVVMILTPDELQAEIYKNEIEPNLKDHAAIAFGHGFNVHFGQIKAPANIDVIMIAPKAPGHTVRSEFVRGGGIPDLIAVEQNASGKAKEIALSYACGIGGGRTGIIETTFKDETETDLFGEQAVLCGGLCALVNAGFDTLVEAGYEPEMAYFECLHELKLIVDLMYQGGMADMRYSISNTAEYGDYVSGVRVVGEESRKAMKEVLKEIQNGKFAKDFILERKAGYVRMNAERGIAERSLLNQTGKKLRAMMPWITNGKLIDQNKN; translated from the coding sequence ATGGCTATAAATGTTTATTATGATAAAGACTGCGATTTAAGCCTTATTCAAAGTAAAAAAGTAGCAATCATCGGCTTTGGTTCACAAGGTCATGCACATGCTGAAAATTTAAGAGATAACGGTGTAAGCGTTGTAATTGGCCTTTCAAAAGGTGGCAAAAGCTGGGCAAAAGCTGAAGCAAAAGGCTTTGAGGTAAAAACCGTAAGTGAAGCTACAAAAGGCGCTGATGTGGTTATGATTTTAACTCCAGATGAGCTTCAAGCAGAAATTTATAAAAATGAGATCGAGCCAAATTTAAAAGATCATGCTGCTATCGCATTTGGACATGGTTTTAATGTTCATTTTGGTCAAATCAAAGCTCCAGCAAATATAGATGTCATCATGATCGCTCCAAAAGCTCCAGGACATACAGTTAGAAGCGAATTTGTAAGAGGTGGTGGCATACCTGATCTTATCGCTGTTGAGCAAAATGCAAGTGGAAAGGCAAAAGAGATCGCTCTAAGCTATGCTTGCGGTATAGGCGGCGGTAGAACTGGCATCATTGAGACAACATTTAAAGATGAAACTGAAACAGATTTGTTTGGTGAGCAAGCTGTTCTTTGTGGCGGTCTTTGCGCGCTAGTAAATGCTGGTTTTGATACGCTTGTAGAGGCTGGTTATGAGCCTGAGATGGCGTATTTTGAATGCTTACATGAGCTAAAATTAATCGTTGATTTGATGTATCAAGGTGGCATGGCCGATATGCGCTACTCTATCTCAAATACCGCTGAATACGGTGATTATGTAAGCGGTGTAAGAGTGGTTGGTGAAGAGAGTAGAAAAGCCATGAAGGAAGTTTTAAAAGAGATTCAAAATGGCAAATTTGCAAAAGACTTTATCCTAGAGAGAAAAGCAGGATATGTTAGAATGAACGCTGAGCGCGGTATAGCTGAGAGAAGTTTGCTAAATCAAACTGGCAAAAAACTTCGCGCAATGATGCCTTGGATAACTAACGGCAAACTTATAGATCAAAATAAAAACTAA
- the queA gene encoding tRNA preQ1(34) S-adenosylmethionine ribosyltransferase-isomerase QueA — translation MSNINDISSYDYFLPEELIAKEPVLPKEEARLLVYFKNTKEIKHYKFKDLSSLIPEDAAVIFNNTKVIKARILGQKESGGACEVMLNQPIGENKFSVYIRGKVSAGSVLNFPDNLKVNVLELNDDGTRVVNFSQNGVLLDNVRLFSELEKIGHVPLPPYIKRADTKDDESWYQSIFAKNSGAVAAPTASLHISEQMLEQIKAKHEVAYITLHVGAGTFKGVECQNINDHKMHSEFYELSEQAQEIINSNKPILGVGTTVTRCVEEFARSKQANGFCKLFLNLNNKPIRQNYLLTNFHLPKSTLIMLVTSFIGLEETMRIYKTAVDEKYRFYSYGDGMLII, via the coding sequence ATGAGTAATATAAACGACATCTCAAGTTATGATTATTTTTTGCCAGAAGAGCTCATCGCAAAGGAGCCAGTTTTGCCAAAAGAAGAGGCAAGATTGCTTGTCTATTTTAAAAATACAAAAGAGATAAAACACTACAAATTTAAAGATCTCTCCAGCCTCATCCCAGAGGACGCAGCGGTCATTTTTAATAACACAAAAGTTATCAAAGCTCGCATTTTAGGACAAAAAGAAAGCGGTGGGGCTTGCGAAGTGATGCTAAATCAGCCCATAGGCGAGAATAAATTTAGTGTCTATATAAGAGGCAAAGTAAGCGCTGGTAGCGTTTTAAATTTTCCTGATAATCTAAAAGTAAATGTGCTTGAGCTAAATGACGATGGTACAAGGGTGGTAAATTTTTCGCAAAATGGCGTTTTGCTTGATAACGTTCGCCTTTTTAGTGAGCTTGAAAAGATCGGCCACGTCCCGCTTCCGCCATACATTAAAAGAGCTGATACAAAGGATGATGAGAGCTGGTATCAAAGCATATTTGCCAAAAATAGTGGCGCAGTGGCAGCTCCGACAGCTAGCCTTCATATAAGTGAACAAATGCTAGAGCAGATAAAAGCAAAGCATGAAGTCGCCTACATTACGCTCCACGTTGGCGCTGGGACATTTAAAGGCGTGGAGTGCCAAAATATAAATGACCATAAAATGCACTCAGAATTTTACGAGCTAAGCGAGCAAGCTCAAGAGATTATAAATTCTAATAAACCAATCCTTGGCGTTGGCACGACGGTTACTAGATGTGTTGAAGAATTTGCAAGAAGCAAGCAAGCAAATGGCTTTTGTAAGTTATTTTTAAACCTAAATAATAAACCAATTAGACAAAACTACCTTCTTACAAATTTTCATCTACCAAAATCAACTCTAATAATGCTAGTTACTAGCTTCATAGGGCTTGAAGAGACGATGAGAATTTATAAAACGGCAGTTGATGAAAAGTATAGATTTTACTCATACGGCGACGGGATGTTGATAATATGA
- a CDS encoding HDOD domain-containing protein, with protein sequence MNESVFKKIKALPPLDDTVIQIQRLHADENSSISDLTKVVEKDPMLTANILRSANSPLYGFSQEITTIARAISLFGMATIRGFALSSTIKKSFSINLEPYGITTQDFLNISIIQNALMYNWHSKVNPKSLEILSPASFMLEIGKIVLAHELAENKQDVEFREKLKNISSPIDLALFETEILDMSNEEVTAKIFEQWNLETELSSSILYSNNPEEAPDHIKDYAKALKVIKTAVNIFNQLDDISIQNTLPLLDEYGFGHDTFLMAVAKVKDNL encoded by the coding sequence ATGAATGAATCAGTTTTTAAAAAAATCAAAGCACTTCCACCATTAGATGACACAGTTATACAAATTCAACGCTTACATGCGGATGAAAACAGCTCAATAAGTGATCTTACAAAAGTGGTCGAAAAGGATCCGATGCTAACAGCAAATATCTTGCGTTCAGCAAACTCTCCACTTTATGGGTTTTCTCAAGAGATCACAACCATAGCAAGAGCTATTTCTCTTTTTGGTATGGCTACCATTCGTGGTTTTGCACTTTCAAGTACGATTAAAAAGAGTTTTTCTATAAATTTAGAGCCTTATGGTATTACTACACAAGATTTTTTAAATATCTCAATAATACAAAATGCACTGATGTACAATTGGCATTCTAAAGTTAATCCTAAAAGTCTAGAAATTCTATCTCCAGCTTCATTTATGCTTGAGATTGGCAAGATAGTTCTTGCTCATGAATTAGCTGAAAATAAGCAAGACGTCGAATTTAGAGAAAAACTTAAAAATATATCTAGTCCAATTGATCTTGCTCTATTTGAAACAGAAATTTTAGATATGTCAAATGAAGAAGTTACAGCTAAAATTTTTGAACAATGGAACCTTGAGACAGAGCTTAGCAGCTCAATACTCTATTCAAATAATCCAGAAGAGGCACCAGATCATATAAAAGACTATGCAAAAGCCCTAAAAGTGATAAAAACAGCTGTAAATATTTTTAATCAACTTGATGATATAAGCATACAAAATACTCTACCTCTTCTTGACGAATACGGCTTTGGACATGATACGTTTTTAATGGCTGTCGCTAAAGTCAAAGATAATTTGTGA
- the hemW gene encoding radical SAM family heme chaperone HemW, producing the protein MQVYIHVPFCESKCPYCAFGSSDDEFNKASAYFKALCFDLNFQLQSQNVKEISTIFFGGGTPSAVNAKFYDEIFSILMPLCTPTTEITLEANPNSASLTWLKHVKNLGANRISFGAQSFFEDKLKFLGRIHSREQIFKAIENAQKAGFSNINLDLIYDTKFDTKKRLLAEVENLKSIAITHLSAYSLTLEENTPFAGKKSYKKDSDSLAKFMIEQIGLAGFGQYEISNYGQICKHNLGYWQAKNYLGVGAYSVGFVDGIRYYAKNSIDAYISQPTYRKKEILSQSELVREHIFLGLRSIVGVEAGRLSEAQKKRANLLVENEKLLFKNGKFYNPNFLLSDEIALFIEG; encoded by the coding sequence TTGCAAGTTTATATCCACGTGCCATTTTGCGAAAGCAAATGTCCTTATTGTGCTTTTGGCTCAAGTGACGACGAATTTAACAAGGCTAGCGCCTATTTTAAGGCACTTTGCTTTGATCTAAATTTTCAGCTACAAAGCCAAAATGTAAAAGAAATCTCAACCATCTTTTTTGGTGGCGGCACACCAAGCGCGGTAAATGCTAAATTTTATGATGAAATTTTTAGCATTTTAATGCCTCTTTGCACACCAACAACCGAGATCACTCTCGAGGCAAATCCAAACTCAGCAAGCCTTACTTGGCTAAAACATGTTAAAAATTTAGGGGCAAATCGCATAAGCTTTGGTGCTCAAAGTTTTTTTGAAGATAAGCTTAAATTTCTTGGTCGCATTCACAGCAGGGAGCAAATTTTTAAAGCTATAGAAAATGCCCAGAAAGCTGGCTTTAGCAATATAAATTTAGACCTCATCTATGACACCAAATTTGACACTAAAAAGCGCCTTTTGGCTGAGGTTGAAAATTTAAAAAGTATTGCTATCACGCATCTAAGCGCCTACTCGCTCACTCTTGAAGAAAATACTCCATTTGCTGGTAAAAAAAGTTATAAAAAAGATAGCGACAGCCTGGCTAAATTTATGATAGAGCAAATTGGGCTTGCTGGCTTTGGGCAGTATGAAATTTCAAATTACGGGCAGATTTGCAAGCACAATCTTGGCTACTGGCAAGCCAAAAACTACCTTGGTGTAGGGGCTTACAGCGTGGGCTTCGTGGATGGCATCAGATACTACGCCAAAAACAGCATAGATGCCTACATCTCACAACCAACTTACAGAAAAAAAGAAATTTTAAGTCAAAGCGAGCTAGTAAGAGAGCATATATTTTTAGGGCTTAGAAGCATAGTTGGCGTGGAGGCTGGACGATTAAGTGAGGCTCAGAAAAAAAGGGCGAATCTACTTGTAGAAAATGAAAAACTACTCTTTAAAAATGGCAAATTTTACAATCCAAATTTCTTACTAAGCGACGAGATCGCACTCTTTATCGAGGGCTAA